The window TTATCCACCAGGTCTCTTTTTGACTGCAAGACTAGAGTATTTAAAGAACTGTGTagagaaattaataaaaaatgtataagaAAGAGAAACATGTAATGTCCTTTGAATAACATCACTAACTCATCACTTAGTGTTGCACATTCACCTGATGCCCAATGGAGTTGATGATGTAATCTCTCTCCTCCTGACTGATTCGACGATGTGTGCGAGGGTCATCGGATACCAGACTAAACCAGAAGACTGACCAGAGACAACCAGCACCACCTGAAGGACGACACACAAGTATTTTACTGTTAGTGCTGAATGAAGATGTTGGATTTCATTCACAGAATGTTTCATGTCATAAGCAAACAACCTGCAGTTCAGTCTTTCTGTGTATTTTATCActtaaaatgttaaaaggtttAAGGCATTTACATTTGATCAGAGTATTATTGATGTAGTTGATGATCACGTATATCTTGGGGTCACCTTTAATTACAACTGTATGGTCTATGTTGAATTGGGAaaatttaatgtgaaaaatataattGTGTAAAGAATGGTGAATTTCTGGTTAAGACTTTGCAAGGTAGTCATCGCAAATTCTTATATACTATATTTAGACTGGTAAAGAAGTATCACCACTGTAATATTTGAAGCACTAGATGGATAGCAAGCTTATATGCAATTGTAAATGATATAAGCTTTTTGGGATGGTATTCAGAACAATGACATTCAGTGgtttaaatgtgtaattaatCAAAGATTggataatatactgtatatatacccAAGACTTGCAAGCTGAAGTTAACAGGAATATACTCTACTCAAATTAtagaatttttaaaagtaatttatctTTTGAACCAAACTTTAAGGTGATCCCTGTCGATCATCAAAATATTCTGGTTTAATTCCATTGTGTTATTCATTCCCTATAGCTAATCAACGGTATTTGCATAGTGACTACATCGATTCATCCTGTCCTCTTTGTCTTCACAGTTGTGGTGACGAATTTCATTAAATCTTGTCCTGCCCTGTTCGTGATCATCTCAGAAAGCCTCTAATTAAACCGTACTTTTGGAAAATTCCAAATTGCCAAGAATTCATGCGGTTATTCTCATCctcgaataaaaaaaaactctgtcAAACCTTGTTAAATTTAtcaaagttatttttatttttaactcttGCATTCCTATTGTTATCTGTCATAGtaaattctattttaaaaattatctatttttttcttgtcatattGTCCAATAGGTGTCGTATTTCTGCCATATATTCACTTTAGTTTTTTATAACAATCAGCTCAAATTCTTTGCAAGTTCTCTTACACCCCGATAGGGGTCTCTTGTGGGAAATAAAATCATTGTCATTTGCACAAAATTCAGTCACATCAAACGTTCTTTACAAGATATCCTTTAGGACTATGTGGTTTACTGCAAACACCGCTGACCCTCCACTGCGGCACCATTTACCACTGTCTTCTTTCCTGTGATGTACAGGTACTCCttaacttatgaacattcgacttacgaacattcatagatacaaaCAAATGTGCCGACTTTTGTCCTGAAgctcccctttctgccacaaccccatgggggcagcaccgctgcgttcCTGCAGCACCGACTGCTCCTctcccctcttgttgttgtttgttgttgtctctgtgagcatctcagagtgTCGGGGTTCCTactttggatactttactgtttatcatggatgataaaacaAAGGCTAGTGAAAatggtggtagtggtgaccatctctctgatgacgaCTCTGACACTGaccaacaataactcctccctcctcatccttcaCTCTACAGCTAAGCTGCATGCTACAGTATcttacagtggatcatcaacatcgATAGCTGACTCTGGCTGCTGTTGGATGAGCTTAAAAAACTGGTTgggagttccttgaagtgtttttttcttcttctcctcaatgATTAAGGAGCAAATATTTTAGCGttaactaatctgaattcaaaacaaacatGCGAATCATGAGTGATGTCTAagggtagatattggaactatacgtacatattttaatatgatgaaaaatgtttttattcctatCTATTGTACAGCAACACGGTATTGTGATAACCTGTGTTAATGCAGACTGTTATTGTGATGTTGCCCTGAGCCATTAGGCTGCGTTAAAGTGTTGGGGTGTGGGAAGTTTGCGAGACTtggggaaaaaggaaaaagagttAGTGGGTTAGTGATGAGCAGGAGTCGCTGTCTGTTCAGAATTCGGAGCCCAATAAAGCTGCTAGCTCCATCGCTACAGCAGATATAGTTAATACTCAGGGTGTAGGAGCCTAAATGCAGTTCTTTGATTTTTGGTTAAAAAGgttaatgaataatttaaaattagttgAAATTCATAGTAATATAAGTTAATTGATTTGGAAGGAAGTAAAAGGCCTATTTACAGgtattttcagttcatttgtATGATACTGTAATTAGTTAATcgtataaaaatgtatttggagggtttaaaatggataaaaatgtcatttatataatatttgtaaTGGATGGGAGCATATATGGAAGTTTGGTGTTTATAAGTTACTGCGCACCTTTAATTACTTTGGTTGAGGCTCCCGTGaggtcagtcattcagtcagttGGGCAGGTGAGAGTGGAGCCACACAGTTTGTCGACCTCTCTCTTTACCTCGCTAACTCTCTACCTCGCCACTTCGTGGTTAATGTTTTGGATATGATGGATGGTTAATGCACAAGTTCGATATTTTTCTGTATcaccttttttcttgttttgcttaaataaactgtttaaacttTTACGAGCAGTCCTGTGGATTTTCTCCTTGGCGATGTGAATAACGAGGGGATTATTGAGAGCGTCAAGCCAAGCTCCATGGTGTGGAAACCTACACAGggtattatgtgcttttaatttttttctagtGATAATATGACTCCAAAAATTTGTGGCAGACGGAGGTCAAATGCAGTGAAATAATGTAAACTTGAATTTTATATTTCCacgtttttttatttaaacaaacgtataatcgagaacgactgaactcaaaacaacctgtacctgtatataatttcattttgtgttgtcTTCATATCTTGTTATCATTTCTGGTAAGGGAATATTACTTTCATATTAAAGTACTAATGGAATATTTAAATGATCTCacatggcgattgtagattgaaaattaataaataatgactaacAACTCAACTCACGAACAACCGCttggaaccagttgtgtttgtaggttgaggactacttgtattTGAGTTTCTTGATTTTATCTGAGTTTCTTTGTGTCTCCTTCTCTCACCACAGATATAGAAGACAGATGGCCAGCCTAAGGTCTGGCAGATGTAGGCAGTGAGCGGCAGAGACAAAAAGGCCCCGAAGTTGGACCCTGATGCTGTCAGGGTCATCAGACCAGAGCGCTCCAGAGGAGGAGCCCACCGAGACCACAAAGCCATCATGGCTGGGAATGTGATACCCTTGGAGATGAAACATGGAGACAGGCAGTCAGACAAGTGATGATGTAATAATAAAGATTACCAACAGGATTCTAGAAAAATGAGGGTTTGGCACATGGAGCAGATCCATAAATGTCTGTCACTGCAATCAACCTATTTCATATACTGTCATTTATGTTTCATAATCAGACAATAAATCACTCATCTATTAGtatattgattaaaaacaaaaaaataataatattacaataACATGTTAACCAGAAGCATTGAAGGCTTGTTGTTGAGGGGTTCAGTGAGAGACAGCTGCCGGCTCCTGATCAACACTCACTCACCTCTCCAAACCCCTCCAAGGCTCGTAGTGCAAACAGCCAGTGTGGCCCCATCTGTGCAGCCAGGGGGGTGAACAGGGTGAGGACGGCAGTGCCCAGAACACCCACACCCAGGAAGATGCTCCCCCCATAGTGACCAGCGAGGTAGCCCCCGGGGATCTGTGTGCACAGGTAGCCAAAGAAGAAGGCTCCCAAGAGCCAGCCCTGAGTCTCAGAATCCCACGGGTACCGAGGGATCTGGagagggaaaagaaagaaagaagcattCAAAAATCAGAAAAAGCCGGAACACAACCTCTCTTACTTACATCAGGGTTAATTTTTCACATGATCGCATGAATCACACCATTATTTCACGTGGTTGGGAGACACAGTAAAACTTTATATAAGAGTAATACACAATTTGTTATCAATTAAGCTATTATCTTATATCAGATGGGACTGGGTCACATTCTTGTCTTGTTCTCCTGTCTAATCAAATGTCCTCTCATGTATGCATAAATCTAGTTAAGAAAACGTACTAAAAAGCCTCTTACCCCCTCTGGATACTGAAAGCCATCACTATTGTTGGTGAGGTCTGGTGACAGTGGACAGTCGTAGCTTTTGGAGCTGTTCTTGGCTGGGTTGGGGTCAGTTGAATTTACCATAGCGATCATGGCCACACTGAGGTTGACCCGGAGAGCGTAGACCGCAACAAAACCGAAGAACATCAGGATGGCCAAGCCGAGGCGAACTGAGCAGCACTTGGAAGGGACTGTCAAAAAAGGTTTACgtgtattcatgtttgtttatggGTTGaagaaattttaaataaagaagcAAAGATATCTGAATTAAAAATCATGAAACATTGAATTATCTAAGATCgacaaaaaacataaatcagCCGTTTTTCGTGGTTCACAAAAAATTCTTTTGATGGACAGTGAAAGTAGTACCATTTTTCCAAGCTAatacaaaatgttaaaattctACTTTCAATTCTTCTTTAGTTATTCCTTACATTATAAGATCACAAATGTTCTCTGATAATTTTTTTGATGTATTGCATTTTGAATTTCATGCCATTGCTCCTTTATATTCCCACTTGTGTCACAACAATTGACATGAACGCGCTACGTCTTCTGTTGTACTTTCAAATCTTATCAGTGCCGCTGAAATTTTAAAACTAAGTGCAAATGGAGCAAACGTTTACCAAAAGTCCTTGTTAGCAAGTCCAGGCATTACTAGAGCAAAATCTACTGCCTTTATCAGGTCCACTGAAgaactacagtacagtattttccgcactataaggcgcacctaaaagtctttaattttctcaaaaactgacagttttATAatctagtgtgccttatatatgaaaaaataaaataaaataggccattcattgaagatgagttctcagctctcagctgtaacTTCAACTCCCACGCTGCTTCctatctggtcagcagcccTCCCCCCCATAGTTAAATGCTGTTTTAGGTGTCAACCAcgtttgcaaatcaattgcagcatgCCAGACACCTTTGGCTAGCAGTTACTCTCTCCTCGTGAGTCATAattatacagtgatacctctacttatgagtgtctctacttacgaaattttctacttacgaaattttctacttacgaaattttctacttacgaaatgccaCTACACCTCTGTTTGGAGATATAaaggtgcttatggagtgtctcggcattctgCACTcaacccgtgaggtagtctgatagttttgcgcaaatataataactttgtcagtacgtattcgctatggaccccaagaacgtgacggagaaaagaggaaaagaaaagacgaagaaaaaagttttttttgtccacacaaATAAAGCAAGCGGTAATAGAAAAGTGTgagaaagggatgtgtttggttgatctcggcAAAGAAtgtggccaaaaatctacaatcgccacgttattaaaacaaaaggaagtttaaggagtttaaggcatggcgtgggtggttggagatgttcagaaggaggactggaattcactctgttgttccgCATGGTGAGAttagagcgcatgaaccaaagagggcaaaaaacaatggggacagctgttaaaaggtaaaagaccatcatttttattccttattctttgttttttacgttatgcacaactctcatttattgtgtaataatctaatcgtaacatgtatttgttacatgttttgatgcatttttatgctttataaaacatttatgtcggaaattttgtgggcttggaacggattagggcatttgcatggaaaacacgtctctacttacgtaattttctgctgacgtaatttcttccggaaccaattaatttcgcaagtagaggtaccactgtatatttatatatttattcattcatgttcctcgccaaagacgctgACGCCAGTGCTGGGTcggaccgggatgcgctgcctgaggtcgtcctccaggaggaacggtgtgaatttccacatgtcccggtcctctctcctgtcattctcgcagttgttctgcttataaacgtgttgatcgaCGTACTTTATGTggttacgtgtggacagagattttttcaaaaacgctgttgtgtggacgcaaatttttTGCTATGTGGTGtgaaaaaagttgctttttcaaaaaaatccagcacagtgtggacatggccttataatccagtgcaccttatagtctaAAAAATGCTGTAATGTATTTGCCAGCGTTGGTCTGTCAGCTTGAGAAGGTCTTATTGGGTTTTGATGATTGTTCCGAAACAGCGTATGGCCAAAGGATTCACGTACTATCGTAGAATAGGAACAATCATAAGACTACTGCATCTAGTCTTATGGCTAATGCTGGAACAAAGATTATATGATATCTCTATAAGATCTGGTAAAggacagtaaataaataaagtaagtAAGTAAAACAAATGGGATTTTTCAAGCCAAATTTATCAAGAGTGTTTTATAATTGACCAGCTTTCACTCAAATGTTGACACCACCAGCTCAGCAGGAATGTTAATCATTCACAAGGACACTCCAACATCTATGGGACAGTAACAGGGAGCAAACTAGGGTTGTGTGTCAGGCCCACCTTGCCTCTGTTGACTGTAGGGCCTAAGAATCAAACCACCAGCCTTCTGATAAATGGACAACGGGGCTGATTTCTGGTGtcaaatttaatgtattttaaacaaTTACAGAGCTCGATCCTGAAGGAAACTACCGCTAGTGAATATGTatgggttttgttttgattaATGAGTCATATGAGTCTTATTATAAGGGACAAACCATCATGGGACTGCTTTTAGGTGTAATAACTTAATGAGCTGCCTTGGCAGAGGTTTGTGCTGTCTTTATGATTTATCTTCACTTTAGCAGCATGTGATCTTTTTTAACCATCTGAGAGTTAAAATACAGTACCTTATTACTTCGAGAACAAGTAATTTGTAAGGTGCTGCAAGCCTGTGACAGAACTGTCACCATCATTAATTATTTAGTCTATTAACAAGCAATTCTTTAACGTGAAGCTGCAGGAGAAATGGATGTTTTCCTCAATTTATGCACGTTGTGAGCAAATTatctgtgaaaataaatgtttgttaacCTCCAACAAAACACACCTGCATTCTCGATGAGAGGTTCGTCGTCCTCAATCTCGTCTTCACGGGCTGAGTTGATGGAGTAGCCATTCGGTAACGGCATGGTACTCAAGAAATCCACAGAAAATCAGGCTGAGAAAATGAGGTCATTGAGTCATGGTGGCTGGGAAACTTGTTCTAGGGAGACACAGGTGGGGATGACACATGACAGacaaggaaatacaaaaacCAGTCAAGTGACACATCATCAAATTGTGCTTCTTTAAAATCCTGGTAGCCAGAGGGTTTTATGAAAAGCTCAGTGCGGTCACACAAATAACATCTAGCGATTACACAAGAGTTTGGATATATTTTTCCAAACTTTGCACTAAGTGTCTTATAATGTCATTCAGTAAACTGTAAcctgtgaaaatgaaatatcagGCAAATTGTTGTATTAATTTAAATTCCTCAAAAATCCTTACACTAATCGTTTGAGGAACTGAGACACACCTGTGTTACACACATCAGATTCTgcaccttttttaaaatttcatgagGAAGAGTGAGGAAAACAAGAATATCAGTCGACAGCAGTGAGAAGACGTTACACAGACTGCAGGATGTTACACTGACTGCAACCAGCTAACAATTGAAAAAGACCCGCAATATTTGTGATCGATTGTGTTCTATACTAAGCACCATGAAACATAAAGATAACAGCTGCAACATCACCAAAACAAATTAGTTAATCTCTCACACAAATTAGTTAATCTCTCACACTTGCCTTACTCCGCTTTGTTAACTTGCTATTACAGTGACAGGAGTGTTGTTGTTAATCGACCGCTTGCATTCATTGTTCACAATATGCAACTTACCTCGTAAATGCTTTCAAATTAAAGACTGATTATTTGCATCCTGGGCTGCTCAGCTGTAACAATGACCAGACAAGTAACAGAACCATATCTTATTGTTGCTGACGAGACTCAAAGCGTGTTTTCGCCACAGAGCAGTCATATGACCAAACCGGTCTGAGCAAAAAGCGATCTACAAAAGACGGAGGAAGTGAAGCGGTATAAGAATATCACGTGACACATGCGCTCATGATTTTTAGATCAGTCCTGTGGACGCGAAGTGTCGCGTCAGACAAAACACTGGTACATATTGTACCTCACACAGAAACCCTAATTCAGCGACAAAACATCCCGCCCCGTcttgcctctgattggtcaatcGTGACATCATTTTACAGTTTAACCAATCAACACCCACTATAGATAATCAAATGCATAGTTGGGCGGGCCATTCCTTCACTGTAGTGGAATTTGAAAATTCCGCGTACACAGAACTGTATAGTGTCACCTTGGTCgaattgaatttttaaaaacaacaagtaATACACGATTACAAGtacttgaaaaaaaatacaaaacctaACTTAGCTcgtataaaaatacaatatataaaaatacaatatccGGTTAAATGCATTTCCGCAAAGCTACAGCAGGTTTGATGTGTTGTTATAGCAACGGGCTGCACCTCCTGTGTGTTGTGGACTGAAGGGAGCATACAACCCAGCTGCCAAAGGTTCTGACTAGCTAATTGTCACCTAAAAATTATACATCTGTCGTCGAGGTCATGGCCCATTACAGAGTGAGTATTTTGAACACAGTGTAGCTGGTGTAGCGATCATTACGTTGTTAATAATATGAATATCTGCCCAAAGAAGCATGGCTAACCGGCTAGCATCATAGCAGGTAGTCGTGGACAGTTCTCCTCAGACGTTAAGCGTTTGGATTTACTTTCGGTTTCTTGCCAGAAAACCCACAATATTCGCCAGCTGATAAAACATGTGCTGCCAATTTAATAAGATAATAATTTAGCCTCTCCTGTTTTTCAGGCCTCCGATTCGAAGCGAGAACAGTTCAGAAGATATCTTGAAAAATCTGGGGTCCTTGACGCGATAACATCCGGTGGGAACACAAAGAAACTCAAACACTTTAGTTGTTATGGACATTTACATCCAGTGCGAATAAACTGTCAATCGTCTTTTTTCATTGATGATTTATcaccgttttatttatttatttatttattttgcagttcTGGTCACACTGTATGAAGAAACCGACAAACCCGACAATGCACTGGAGTATCCTAACTGTAGGCAGCTTTATTCTAGTTAGAATAAATAATAGTGGTGTGActatatgtttttttgtttgctttatctGAAAGGTAAGTTTGATAGAATGCCCTTACAAAAAATAACATCGTCTATTGGTCATGTTGTGACTGTCACATATGGTGTTCAGACTGGAAGGTTagcaattttgaaaataatcatATTACACATATGGTTAACATGGTGCAGGAATTCTATAGAGTTTCACAACAGAAATACTTGAGCATTAAGTGGTAATTATTCCAGCACTGCTGCTCCAGCAACAGGATCTGGA of the Antennarius striatus isolate MH-2024 chromosome 14, ASM4005453v1, whole genome shotgun sequence genome contains:
- the si:ch1073-513e17.1 gene encoding sialin: MPLPNGYSINSAREDEIEDDEPLIENAVPSKCCSVRLGLAILMFFGFVAVYALRVNLSVAMIAMVNSTDPNPAKNSSKSYDCPLSPDLTNNSDGFQYPEGIPRYPWDSETQGWLLGAFFFGYLCTQIPGGYLAGHYGGSIFLGVGVLGTAVLTLFTPLAAQMGPHWLFALRALEGFGEGITFPAMMALWSRWAPPLERSGLMTLTASGSNFGAFLSLPLTAYICQTLGWPSVFYICGGAGCLWSVFWFSLVSDDPRTHRRISQEERDYIINSIGHQGTGHGWSLPLLSIMMSVPMWIIIITQMCANWSYYTLLTSLPTYMDSILHFDLKSNGFLSALPYLGGWLMAIVSGFLADYMIRRKIFSLTVVRKLFTAVGLLSSAGFLLGVAYVGCSHIYTITLLTLSTTIGATAATGVFINQMDIAPRYSGILLGITNTFGTIPGVLAPIATGYFTEDHTLAGWRKVFWVSGGINIFGALIYILFATAKIQTWAITEEEKEEVEKECSSSISA